In Pan troglodytes isolate AG18354 chromosome 21, NHGRI_mPanTro3-v2.0_pri, whole genome shotgun sequence, one genomic interval encodes:
- the LOC129138202 gene encoding LOW QUALITY PROTEIN: spectrin beta chain, non-erythrocytic 5-like (The sequence of the model RefSeq protein was modified relative to this genomic sequence to represent the inferred CDS: inserted 4 bases in 2 codons; substituted 2 bases at 2 genomic stop codons), which produces MIGAWSHIHGSAPDAPGLRAAASQATLWQELQVEVKAHQGQVQRVLSSGQSLAASGHPQAQHIVEQCQELEGHWAELERACEARAQCLQQAVTFQQYFLDVSELEGWVEEKRPLVSSRDYGRDEAATLRLINKHQALQEELAIYWSSMEELDQTAQTLTGPEVPEQPRVVWERLREQLRALQELAATRDRELEGTLRLHEFLREAEDLQGWLASQKQAAKGGESLGEDPEHALHLCTKFAKFQHQVEMGSQRVAACRLLAESLLEHGHSAGPMVRQRQQDLQAAWSELWELTQARGHALRDAETTLRVHRDLLEVLTQVQEKATSLPNNVARDLRGLEAQLRSHQGLERELVGTERQLQELLETAGRVQKLCLGPQAHAVQQRQQAVTQAWAVLQRRMEQRRAQLERARLLARFRTAVRDYASWAARMRQDLQVEESSQEPSSGPQKLSAHQWLRAELEAREKLWQQATQLGQQALLAAGTPTKEVQEELRALQDQRDQVYQAWARKQERLQAEQQEQLFLRECGRLEEILVPQEVSLKTSALGSSVEEVEQLIGKHEVFLKVLTAQDKKEAALRERLKTLRRPRVRDRLPILLQRRVRVKELAESRGHALHASLLMASFTQAATQAEDWIQAWAQQLKEPIPPGDLRDKLKPLLKHQAFEAEVQAHEEVMTSVAKKGEALLXQSHPRAGEVSQRLQGLRKHWEDLSRAMALRGQELEDRRNFLEFLQRVDLAEAWIQEKEVKMNVGDLGQDLEHCLQLRRQLCVFRGNSAGDTVGDACIRSISDLSLQLKNRDPEEVKIICQRRSQLNNRWASFHGNLLRYQQQLKGALEIHVLSRELDNVTKRIQEKEALIQALDCGKDLESVQRLLRKHEELEREVHPIQAQVESLEREVGRLCQRSPEAAHGLRHRQQEVAESWWQLRSRAQKRREALDALHQAQKLQATLQELLVSAQRLRAQMDTSXPVEARRMLEEHQECKAELDSWTDSISLARSTGQRLLTAGHPFSSDIRQVLAGLEQELSSLEGAWQEHQLQLQQALELQLFLSSVEKMERWLCSKEDSLASEGLWDPLAPMEPLLWKHKMLERDLEVQAGKISALEATARGLHQGGHPEAQSALDRCQAMLLRKEALFRQAGTRRHRLEELRQLQAFLQDSQEVAAWLREKNLVALEEGLLDTAMLPAQLQKQQNFQAELDVSMHQQQELQQEGQRLLQGGHPASEAIQERLEELGALWGELQDNSQKKVAKLQKACEALHLRRSMEELENWLEPIEVELRAPTVGQALPGVGELLGTQRELEAAVDKKARQAEALLRQAQAFVREGHCLAQDVEEQARRLLQRFKSLREPLQERRTALEARSLLLKFFRDADEEMAWVQEKLPLATAQDYGQSLSAVRHLQEQHQNLESEMSSHEALTRVVLGTGHKLVQAGHFAAHEVAARVQQLEKAMAHLRAEAARRRLLLQQAQEAQQFLTELLKAGSWLAERGHALDSEDMGHSAEATQALLQRLEATKRDLEAFSPRIERLQQTAALLESRKNPESPKVLAQLQAVREAHAELLRRAEARGHGLQEQLQLHQLERKTLLLDAXLTTKAATAESQDYGQDLEGVKVLEEKFDAFRKEVQSLGQAKVYALRKLAGTLERGAPRRYPHIQAQRSCIEAAWERLDQAIKARTENLAAAHEVHSFQQAAAELQGRMQEKTALMKGEDGGHSLSSVRTLQQQHRCLERELEAMEKEVARVQTEACRLGQLHPAAPGGLAKVQEAWATLQAKAQERGQWLAQAAQGHAFLRRCQELLAXAQERQELASSEELAEDLAGAEQLLGQHEELGQEIRECRLQAQDLRQEGQQLVDNSHFMSAEVTECLQELEGRLQELEEAWALRWQRCAESWGLQKLQQRLEQAEAWLACREGLLLKPDYGHSVSDVELLLHRHQDLEKLLAAQEEKFAQMQKTEMEQELLLQPQELKPGRAGSSLTSFQWRPSGHQGLGAQLAETRDPQDAKGTPTMEGSLEFKQHLLPGGRQPSSSSWDSCRGTLQGSSLSLFLDERMAAEKVASIALLDLTGARCERLRGRHGRKHTFSLRLTSGAEILSAAPSEEQAESWWRALGSTAAQSLSPELKAKPVSSLNECTTKDARPGCLLRSDP; this is translated from the exons CCCGAAGTCCCTGAGCAGCCGCGTGTGGTGTGGGAGAGGCTCCGGGAGCAGCTGCGGGCACTGCAGGAGTTGGCGGCCACACG GGACCGGGAACTGGAGGGGACCCTGAGGCTGCACGAGTTCCTGAGGGAGGCCGAGGACCTGCAGGGCTGGCTGGCAAGCCAGAAGCAGGCAGCCAAAGGAGGGGAGAGCCTGGGGGAGGACCCCGAGCACGCCCTG CACCTCTGCACCAAGTTTGCAAAGTTTCAGCACCAAGTGGAGATGGGCAGCCAGCGGGTGGCCGCCTGCCGGCTGCTGGCAGAGAGCCTGCTAGAGCATGGGCACAGTGCTGGCCCCATGGTCCGTCAGAGGCAGCAAGATCTGCA GGCCGCCTGGTCGGAGCTGTGGGAGCTGACCCAGGCCCGAGGCCACGCGCTCCGAGACGCCGAGACCACCCTCAGAGTTCACAGAGATCTCTTGGAAGTCCTCACCCAGGTCCAG GAGAAAGCCACAAGCCTCCCCAACAATGTGGCACGGGACCTGCGTGGGCTGGAGGCCCAGCTGAGAAGCCACCAGGGGCTGGAGCGAGAACTCGTGGGCACCGAGCGGCAG CTGCAGGAACTGCTGGAGACTGCAGGCAGGGTGCAGAAGCTGTGTCTGGGGCCTCAGGCCCATGCGGTGCAGCAGAGGCAGCAAGCTGTGACGCAGGCGTGGGCAGTGCTGCAGCGACGCATGGAGCAGCGCAGGGCCCAGCTGGAGCGGGCACGCCTCCTGGCCCGCTTCCGCACGGCG GTGCGTGACTACGCCTCCTGGGCAGCCCGCATGCGCCAGGACCTGCAGGTGGAGGAGAGTTCGCAAGAGCCTAGCAGCGGCCCGCAGAAGCTCAGTGCCCACCAGTGGCTCCGGGCGGAGCTGGAGGCCCGGGAGAAGCTGTGGCAGCAGGCCACCCAGCTGGGCCAGCAGGCACTTCTTGCTGCAGGGACACCCACCAAGGAG GTCCAGGAAGAGCTTCGAGCCCTGCAGGACCAGCGGGACCAGGTGTATCAGGCCTGGGCACGGAAGCAAGAGAGGCTGCAGGCCGAGCAGCAGGAGCAGCTCTTCCTCAGAGAGTGCGGCCGCCTGGAGGAGATCCTCGTGCCCCAGGAG GTCTCCCTGAAAACCAGTGCCTTGGGGAGCTCGGTGGAAGAGGTAGAGCAGTTGATTGGCAAGCACGAGGTCTTCCTGAAGGTTCTGACTGCCCAGGACAAGAAG GAGGCAGCCCTGCGTGAGCGGCTGAAGACGCTCCGGCGCCCCCGGGTGCGGGACCGGCTTCCCATCCTGCTGCAGCGCCGGGTGAGAGTGAAGGAGCTGGCGGAGAGCCGGGGACACGCCCTGCATGCCTCCCTGCTGATGGCCAGCTTCACCCAGGCCGCAACCCAG GCTGAGGACTGGATCCAGGCGTGGGCCCAGCAGCTGAAGGAGCCGATCCCTCCTGGGGACCTGAGAGATAAGCTGAAGCCCCTGCTGAAACACCAGGCCTTTGAGGCTGAAGTCCAGGCCCATGAGGAGGTCATGACCTCTGTTGCCAAG aAGGGAGAGGCTCTCCT GCAGAGTCACCCTCGAGCCGGAGAGGTCTCCCAGCGGCTGCAGGGCCTGCGGAAGCACTGGGAAGACCTGAGCCGGGCAATGGCCCTCAggggccaggagctggaggacaGGCGGAACTTCCTGGAGTTCCTGCAGAGAGTGGACCTTGCAGAGGCCTGGATCCAGGAGAAG GAGGTGAAGATGAATGTTGGTGACCTGGGCCAGGACCTGGAGCACTGCCTGCAGCTCCGACGGCAGCTCTGCGTGTTCCGAGGAAACTCAGCCGGG GACACAGTGGGTGATGCCTGCATCAGGAGCATCAGTGACTTGTCACTGCAGCTCAAGAACCGGGACCCTGAGGAAGTCAAGATCATCTGTCAGCGGCGAAGCCAGCTCAACAACAG GTGGGCGAGTTTCCATGGCAACCTGCTCCGGTACCAGCAGCAGCTCAAAGGGGCCTTGGAGATACACGTGTTGTCCCGAGAGCTGGACAATGTCACCAAGAGGATTCAGGAGAAG gaagccctgatCCAGGCCCTGGACTGTGGGAAAGATCTGGAGAGCGTGCAGAGGCTGCTGCGGAAACACGAGGAGCTGGAGCGGGAAGTGCACCCCATCCAGGCCCAGGTGGAG TCCCTAGAGCGTGAAGTGGGCCGCCTCTGCCAAAGAAGCCCTGAGGCAGCCCACGGCCTCAGGCACAGGCAGCAGGAGGTGGCTGAGAGCTGGTGGCAGCTCCGGAGCAGGGCCCAGAAGCG GAGGGAGGCGCTGGATGCCTTGCACCAAGCTCAGAAACTCCAGGCAACGCTGCAGGAATTGCTGGTCAGCGCCCAGAGGCTGCGGGCTCAGATGGACACGAG CCCTGTGGAAGCCCGGCGTATGTTAGAAGAGCATCAGGAGTGCAAG GCCGAGCTGGACTCCTGGACAGACAGCATCAGCCTGGCCCGAAGCACTGGGCAGCGACTGCTCACAGCGGGGCACCCCTTCAGCTCTGACATTCGCCAGGTGCTGGCTGGCTTAGAACAGGAGCTGAGCAGCCTGGAAGGGGCCTGGCAGGAGCATCAGCTACAGCTGCAGCAGGCCCTGGAGCTACAG CTGTTTCTGAGCTCAGTGGAGAAGATGGAACGTTGGCTTTGCAGCAAGGAAGACTCCCTAGCCAGTGAGGGTCTATGG GACCCCTTGGCCCCCATGGAGCCCCTTCTGTGGAAGCACAAGATGCTGGAGCGGGACCTGGAGGTGCAGGCGGGAAAGATCAGTGCTCTGGAGGCCACGGCCCGTGGCCTGCACCAGGGTGGGCACCCCGAGGCCCAGAGTGCCCTGGACAGGTGCCAGGCCATGCTTCTGAG GAAGGAGGCGCTCTTCAGGCAAGCCGGGACCCGCCGCCATCGCCTGGAGGAGCTCCGGCAGCTGCAGGCCTTCCTGCAGGACTCCCAGGAG GTGGCTGCgtggctgagggagaagaacCTGGTGGCCCTGGAGGAGGGTTTGCTGGACACAGCCATGCTGCCAGCACAGTTACAGAAGCAGCAGAATTTCCAGGCGGAGCTGGACGTGAGCATGCACCAACAGCAGGAGCTGCAGCAG GAGGGACAGAGGCTGCTGCAGGGGGGCCACCCAGCCTCGGAGGCCATCCAGGAGCGACTGGAGGAGCTGGGAGCACTCTGGGGTGAGCTGCAAGACAACTCCCAGAAGAAGGTGGCCAAGCTCCAGAAGGCCTGTGAG GCCCTGCATCTGCGGCGGAGCATGGAGGAACTGGAGAACTGGCTGGAGCCCATCGAAGTTGAGCTGAGAGCCCCCACTGTGGGCCAGGCCCTGCCTGGGGTGGGCGAACTCCTGGGCACACAGAGGGAGCTGGAGGCAGCAGTGGACAAGAAGgccaggcaggctgaggcacTGCTGCGCCAGGCCCAGGCCTTTGTGAGGGAAGGCCACTGCCTTGCCCAAGATGTGGAAGAGCAGGCCAGGCGGCTGCTTCAGAG GTTCAAGAGCCTGAGGGAGCCCCTGCAGGAGCGCAGGACGGCCCTGGAGGCCCGGAGCCTCCTCTTGAAGTTCTTCAGGGACGCCGACGAGGAAATGGCCTGGGTGCAGGAGAAGCTGCCTCTGGCCACTGCCCAGGACTATGGCCAGAGCCTGAGTGCGGTGCGGCACCTGCAGGAGCAGCACCAG AACCTGGAGAGTGAGATGAGCAGCCACGAGGCTCTGACCCGGGTGGTGCTGGGCACTGGGCACAAGCTGGTGCAGGCTGGGCACTTTGCCGCCCACGAGGTGGCCGCCCGGGTGCAGCAGCTGGAGAAGGCCATGGCCCACCTGCGGGCAGAGGCGGCGCGGAGGCGGCTTCTGCTGCAGCAGGCTCAGGAGGCCCAGCAGTTTCTGACTGAG CTCCTGAAGGCGGGATCCTGGCTGGCTGAGCGGGGCCATGCCCTGGACAGCGAGGACATGGGCCACAGTGCTGAAGCCACACAGGCCCTTCTGCAGCGGCTGGAGGCCACCAAGAGAGACCTGGAAGCGTTCAGCCCACGCATCGAGCGGCTGCAGCAGACAGCAGCACTCCTGGAGAGCAGGAAGAACCCAGAAAG CCCCAAGGTGCTAGCCCAGCTGCAGGCAGTTCGGGAGGCCCACGCAGAGCTGCTGCGGAGGGCGGAGGCCAGGGGGCATGGCCTGCAGGAGCAGCTGCAGCTACACCAGCTGGAGCGAAAGACCCTGCTCCTCGACGCCTGACTGACCACCAAGGCGGCCACCGCCGAGTCCCAGGACTACGGGCAGGACCTGGAGGGTGTCAAG GTGCTGGAAGAGAAGTTTGATGCTTTCAGAAAGGAAGTTCAGAGCCTGGGCCAGGCCAAGGTGTATGCCCTGAGGAAGTTGGCAGGCACCCTGGAGCGGGGTGCACCCAGGCGCTATCCCCACATCCAAGCCCAGAGGAGCTGCATTGAGGCCGCTTGGGAGAGGTTGGACCAAGCAATAAAAGCCCGCACAGAG aACTTGGCTGCAGCCCATGAGGTCCACAGCTTTCAGCAGGCAGCGGCTGAGCTCCAGGGAAGGATGCAGGAGAAGACAGCCCTGATGAAGGGAGAGGACGGAGGCCACAGCCTGTCATCTGTGCGGACCCTGCAGCAACAGCACAGGTGCCTGGAG AGAGAGCTGGAAGCTATGGAGAAGGAGGTGGCACGGGTACAGACGGAGGCCTGCCGACTGGGCCAGCTACATCCTGCAGCTCCGGGGGGCCTGGCCAAGGTGCAGGAGGCCTGGGCCACCCTGCAGGCGAAGGCCCAGGAGCGAGGCCAGTGGCTGGCGCAGGCTGCACAGGGCCATGCCTTCCTCAGGCGCTGCCAGGAACTGCT AGCATGAGCACAGGAGAGGCAGGAGCTGGCGTCCTCTGAGGAGCTGGCTGAGGACTTGGCGGGGGCTGAGCAGCTCCTTGGGCAGCATGAAGAGCTGGGGCAAGAAATCAGGGAGTGCCGCCTTCAAGCCCAGGACCTGCGGCAGGAAGGACAGCAGCTGGTGGACAACAGCCACTTCATGTCTGCGGAG gTGACAGAGTGCCTGCAGGAGCTGGAAGGGCGGctgcaggagctggaggaggcttGGGCCCTGCGCTGGCAACGCTGTGCCGAGAGCTGGGGCCTGCAGAAGCTTCAGCAGAGGCTGGAGCAGGCTGAGGCCTGGCTGGCCTGCCGGGAGGGCCTCCTGCTGAAACCCGACTATGGG CACTCAGTGTCAGATGTGGAGTTGCTGCTGCACAGACACCAGGACTTAGAAAAGCTGCTGGCAGCCCAGGAAGAGAAGTTTGCCCAAATGCAGAAGACAGAG ATGGAACAGGAGCTCCTGCTGCAGCCACAGGAGCTGAAGCCCGGGAGAGCTGGCAGCTCGCTGACATCCTTTCAGTGGAGGCCCTCTGGACACCAGGGGCTAGGAGCACAGCTGGCTGAGACGAGGGACCCCCAG GATGCAAAGGGTACCCCCACCATGGAGGGGTCTTTGGAGTTCAAGCAGCACCTGCTGCCTGGCGGGAGGCAG CCTAGCTCGAGCTCCTGGGACAGCTGCCGCGGGACCTTGCAGGGCAGCTCTCTGAGCCTGTTCCTGGATGAGAGGATGGCAGCGGAG AAAGTAGCTTCCATAGCCCTCCTTGACCTCACGGGAGCCCGGTGTGAGAGGCTGCGGGGCCGCCATGGCAGGAAACACACATTCTCCTTAAG GCTGACCAGTGGGGCAGAGATCCTGTCTGCAGCACCGTCCGAAGAGCAGGCTGAGAGCTGGTGGCGAGCCCTGGGCAGCACTGCAG CCCAGAGTCTGAGCCCGGAACTCAAAGCCAAACCTGTCAGCTCTCTGAATGAGTGCACGACCAAGGATGCCCGGCCTGGATGTCTACTCAG GTCTGATCCCTGA